One region of Catenuloplanes indicus genomic DNA includes:
- a CDS encoding transglycosylase domain-containing protein: MDPEAAKRAKRRKIANWSIAAFAVVIMTAGIGIVGLTYAFDDVPDINTFEPEISTIAYADGSEMTKLGEHNRTVVPDEKINPLVKHAVAAAEDKGFYDHSGIDMKGIARAAWNNISGGDTQGASTITQQYARHAAELTGINYNRKIREALLARKIEDNYDKDQIISLYLNAIWFGRGAEGIEAAAKAYFNKTVTKMPGEEGAITASEAAVLASVIKQPEPVPGGHQGYDPARNPEAAKERWAYTLNNMAEMGWITADERAKAEFPEKSLAKYDPNACQAECVNNKPVGHVLNYVKDELAEMGITDWQQRPYRVKVSINPAMQKAAEEAASRKSKSSPMSKTAENHQAALVAIDPTNGQVLAYYGGDDGAGFDFAGRNGGHPPGSTFKMYTLAAGLREGMSMESYWDSTKNVDEERGGREISNAGREDPACGKYCSLEKMTIDSFNVPFYWMTKEMGPDKVVAVARDAGVRTMWTNDDEEINLAEVEPTAVAPSKFDVEVGFGQYKVKVIEHVNGLATLANRGDYNKAHFVVSVEKKNSATGEWVKVNGEQIKPEKKFDTEQIDSMLKVLQKIPGASDGNNHALAGDRPAFAKSGTWELGKEGGTNGDAWYLGATTQIAAGVWVGTSGARAAIKDPDGSDMYGGDTPGQIWEDFMNAANKAAKYKVESFPEGSSVGDPSVLANGVSPSPKAPDKPENQNPNPNGSPSCEPFDFTCLFGGNNGGNNNGGGNNNGGGNQTPSPTPTDGLPALPGVPGGGGPGNDDD, translated from the coding sequence ATGGACCCCGAGGCCGCGAAGCGCGCCAAGCGCCGCAAGATCGCCAACTGGTCGATAGCGGCGTTCGCGGTCGTCATCATGACGGCCGGCATCGGCATCGTCGGCCTTACGTACGCGTTCGACGACGTGCCGGACATCAACACGTTCGAGCCGGAGATCTCCACGATCGCGTACGCGGACGGTTCGGAGATGACGAAGCTCGGCGAGCACAACCGGACCGTGGTGCCGGACGAGAAGATCAATCCGCTGGTCAAGCACGCGGTCGCGGCGGCCGAGGACAAGGGCTTCTACGACCACTCCGGCATCGACATGAAGGGCATCGCCCGCGCCGCCTGGAACAACATCTCCGGCGGCGACACCCAGGGCGCGTCCACGATCACCCAGCAGTACGCGCGGCACGCCGCGGAGCTGACCGGCATCAACTACAACCGCAAGATCCGCGAAGCGCTGCTGGCCCGCAAGATCGAGGACAACTACGACAAGGACCAGATCATCTCGTTGTACCTCAACGCGATCTGGTTCGGCCGTGGCGCCGAGGGCATCGAGGCGGCCGCGAAGGCCTACTTCAACAAGACGGTCACGAAGATGCCCGGCGAGGAGGGCGCGATCACCGCGTCCGAGGCCGCCGTGCTCGCCTCCGTCATCAAGCAGCCGGAACCGGTGCCGGGTGGCCACCAGGGCTACGACCCCGCGCGTAACCCGGAGGCCGCGAAGGAGCGCTGGGCGTACACGCTCAACAATATGGCCGAGATGGGCTGGATCACCGCGGATGAGCGGGCGAAGGCCGAGTTCCCGGAGAAGAGCCTGGCCAAGTACGATCCGAACGCCTGCCAAGCGGAGTGCGTCAACAACAAGCCGGTCGGTCACGTCCTGAACTACGTCAAGGACGAACTGGCCGAGATGGGCATAACCGACTGGCAGCAGCGGCCGTACCGGGTCAAGGTCTCGATCAACCCGGCCATGCAGAAGGCGGCGGAAGAGGCGGCCTCGCGTAAGAGCAAGTCCTCGCCGATGAGCAAGACCGCGGAGAACCACCAGGCCGCGCTGGTCGCGATCGACCCGACCAATGGCCAGGTGCTCGCCTACTACGGCGGTGACGACGGCGCCGGCTTCGACTTCGCCGGTCGCAACGGCGGTCACCCGCCGGGCTCGACGTTCAAGATGTACACGCTCGCGGCTGGCCTGCGCGAGGGCATGTCGATGGAGTCGTACTGGGACTCCACCAAGAACGTCGACGAGGAGCGCGGCGGCCGCGAGATCTCCAACGCCGGCCGTGAGGACCCGGCCTGCGGCAAGTACTGCTCGCTGGAGAAGATGACGATCGACTCCTTCAACGTCCCGTTCTACTGGATGACCAAGGAGATGGGACCGGACAAGGTCGTCGCCGTCGCCCGGGACGCGGGTGTGCGCACCATGTGGACCAACGATGACGAGGAGATCAACCTCGCCGAGGTCGAGCCGACCGCGGTCGCGCCGAGCAAGTTCGACGTCGAGGTCGGCTTCGGTCAGTACAAGGTGAAGGTCATCGAGCACGTCAACGGCCTCGCCACGCTGGCCAACCGCGGCGACTACAACAAGGCCCACTTCGTGGTCAGCGTCGAGAAGAAGAACAGCGCGACCGGCGAGTGGGTCAAGGTCAACGGCGAGCAGATCAAGCCGGAGAAGAAGTTCGACACCGAGCAGATAGACAGCATGCTCAAGGTGCTGCAGAAGATCCCCGGTGCGAGTGACGGCAACAACCACGCGCTCGCCGGTGACCGTCCGGCGTTCGCCAAGTCCGGCACCTGGGAGCTCGGCAAGGAGGGCGGCACCAACGGTGACGCCTGGTACCTCGGCGCCACCACGCAGATAGCGGCCGGCGTCTGGGTCGGTACCTCCGGCGCCCGAGCGGCGATCAAGGACCCGGACGGCAGCGACATGTACGGCGGTGACACGCCGGGCCAGATCTGGGAAGACTTCATGAACGCCGCGAACAAGGCGGCGAAGTACAAGGTGGAGAGCTTCCCGGAGGGCAGCTCCGTCGGTGACCCGAGCGTGCTCGCGAACGGTGTCTCGCCGTCGCCGAAGGCGCCGGACAAGCCGGAGAACCAGAACCCCAACCCGAACGGGTCGCCGAGCTGTGAGCCGTTCGACTTCACCTGCCTCTTCGGCGGCAACAACGGTGGCAACAACAACGGCGGTGGCAACAACAACGGCGGTGGCAACCAGACGCCGTCACCCACGCCGACGGACGGGCTACCCGCTCTGCCGGGGGTGCCCGGCGGGGGCGGGCCGGGGAACGACGACGATTAG
- a CDS encoding DUF5318 domain-containing protein has protein sequence MRTQRQVVDYSLQRRAVLRDVHSGRVGVHEVCDASPYLKNAARFHGEPTEERCPMCRRENLTLVHYIYGDELKQSAGQARKLAELPMLAMTLSEFQVYVVEVCQGCSWNHLVEQFLLGREGLEADEPGGDSGRRRGAER, from the coding sequence GTGCGCACGCAGCGGCAGGTGGTGGACTACTCGCTCCAGAGGCGAGCAGTGCTGCGTGACGTGCATTCGGGCAGGGTGGGCGTCCATGAGGTCTGCGACGCCTCCCCCTACCTCAAGAACGCGGCACGTTTCCACGGTGAGCCGACCGAGGAGCGGTGTCCGATGTGCCGCCGGGAGAACCTCACTCTCGTGCACTACATCTATGGTGATGAGCTCAAGCAGTCCGCCGGTCAGGCGCGCAAGCTGGCCGAGCTTCCGATGCTGGCGATGACGCTGAGTGAGTTTCAGGTGTACGTAGTGGAGGTGTGCCAGGGCTGCTCCTGGAACCACCTGGTAGAGCAGTTCCTGCTGGGCCGCGAGGGCCTGGAGGCGGATGAACCCGGTGGCGATTCCGGCCGTAGACGAGGGGCGGAACGGTGA
- a CDS encoding PadR family transcriptional regulator yields the protein MLEFAILGLLSESAMHGYELRKELGTKLGPIRAAISYGTLYPTLKRLQLAGWITQAGETPATADEVPALTSRRGRIVYKITAEGKERFAELLAHAGPETFDDAGFNVHFAFFARTDRATRLRILEGRRRKVEERREGLRNLLARASERIDAYTLELQRHGLDACEREVRWLEELIASERSGHGPGRDNTGGPGRDKLPPSTGTAAGEEPGPS from the coding sequence GTGCTGGAGTTCGCGATCCTCGGGCTGCTCTCCGAGTCCGCCATGCACGGCTACGAACTGCGCAAGGAACTGGGCACCAAGCTCGGCCCGATCCGCGCGGCGATCAGCTACGGCACGCTCTACCCGACGCTCAAGCGGCTCCAGCTGGCCGGCTGGATCACGCAGGCCGGTGAGACGCCCGCGACCGCGGACGAGGTGCCGGCGCTGACCAGCCGGCGCGGCCGGATCGTCTACAAGATCACCGCCGAGGGCAAGGAACGGTTCGCTGAGCTGCTCGCGCACGCCGGGCCGGAGACCTTCGACGACGCGGGCTTCAACGTGCACTTCGCGTTCTTCGCGCGCACCGACCGCGCCACCCGGCTGCGCATCCTGGAGGGCCGCCGCCGGAAGGTCGAGGAGCGGCGCGAGGGCCTGCGCAACCTGCTGGCCCGGGCCAGCGAGCGGATCGACGCGTACACGCTGGAGCTGCAACGCCACGGCCTGGACGCGTGCGAGCGCGAGGTCCGCTGGCTGGAGGAGCTGATCGCGAGCGAGCGCTCCGGCCACGGCCCCGGCCGCGACAACACTGGCGGCCCCGGCCGCGACAAACTCCCGCCCTCGACCGGCACCGCCGCCGGGGAGGAGCCGGGCCCGTCATGA
- a CDS encoding inositol-3-phosphate synthase, protein MGSVRVAIVGVGNCASSLVQGVEYYRDADPNDRVPGLMHVTFGDYHVSDVTFVAAFDVDAKKVGRDLAEAIVASENNTIKLADVPPTGVQVQRGPTFDGLGQYYREIIEESDEEPVDVVQALRDAQVDVVVAYLPVGSEEAAKFYAQAAIDAGCAFVNALPVFIASDPAWAQKFTDAGLPIVGDDIKSQVGATIVHRALAKLFEDRGVELLRTYQLNFGGNMDFMNMLERNRLISKKISKTQSVTSQIPHEMVKSDVHIGPSDHVPWLDDRKWAYIRLEGKAFGDVPLNAELKLEVWDSPNSAGVIIDAVRAAKIALDRKVGGPILSASSYFMKSPPVQYSDHDAHASVDKFIAGEIER, encoded by the coding sequence ATGGGTTCCGTCCGCGTGGCCATCGTCGGTGTGGGTAACTGCGCCTCGTCCCTGGTCCAGGGTGTGGAGTACTACCGGGACGCCGACCCGAACGACCGGGTTCCCGGCCTCATGCACGTCACGTTCGGCGACTATCACGTCTCGGACGTGACGTTCGTCGCGGCGTTCGACGTGGACGCCAAGAAGGTCGGCCGTGACCTGGCCGAGGCGATCGTGGCGAGCGAGAACAACACGATCAAGCTCGCCGACGTGCCGCCGACCGGCGTGCAGGTGCAGCGCGGCCCGACGTTCGACGGTCTCGGCCAGTACTACCGCGAGATCATCGAGGAGTCGGACGAAGAGCCGGTGGACGTGGTGCAGGCGCTGCGCGACGCTCAGGTCGACGTCGTCGTGGCGTACCTACCGGTCGGCTCCGAGGAGGCGGCGAAGTTCTACGCGCAGGCCGCGATCGACGCCGGCTGCGCGTTCGTCAACGCGCTGCCGGTCTTCATCGCCTCCGACCCGGCGTGGGCGCAGAAGTTCACCGACGCGGGCCTCCCGATCGTCGGCGACGACATCAAGAGCCAGGTCGGCGCCACCATCGTGCACCGCGCACTGGCGAAGCTGTTCGAGGACCGCGGCGTCGAGCTGCTGCGCACGTACCAGCTGAACTTCGGCGGCAACATGGACTTCATGAACATGCTGGAGCGCAACCGGCTGATCTCGAAGAAGATCTCCAAGACGCAGTCGGTGACGTCCCAGATCCCGCACGAGATGGTCAAGAGCGACGTACACATCGGACCGTCCGACCACGTGCCGTGGCTGGACGACCGCAAGTGGGCTTACATCCGGCTGGAGGGCAAGGCGTTCGGCGACGTGCCGCTGAACGCGGAGCTCAAGCTCGAGGTGTGGGACTCGCCGAACTCGGCCGGCGTGATCATCGACGCGGTCCGCGCCGCGAAGATCGCGCTGGACCGCAAGGTCGGCGGCCCGATCCTCTCCGCCTCGTCCTACTTCATGAAGTCCCCGCCGGTGCAGTACTCCGACCACGACGCGCACGCGTCAGTGGACAAGTTCATCGCCGGTGAGATCGAGCGCTGA
- a CDS encoding methylated-DNA--[protein]-cysteine S-methyltransferase: MRWVVIDSPIGELSVGTGSADAVGGVHFGRHPAAVEFAAGGPAVLDEAVVQLRAYFAGELTAFSVPLRAPGGSGFERAVWERIARVPYGEMITYGEIATGLGDAGAARAVGTACNRNPIPVLVPCHRVVGAGGKMVGFGGGLARKRVLLELEARVALQRDWSG; this comes from the coding sequence ATGCGCTGGGTGGTGATCGATTCGCCGATCGGTGAGCTCTCCGTGGGCACCGGGAGCGCGGACGCGGTCGGTGGCGTCCACTTCGGGCGGCACCCGGCGGCGGTGGAGTTCGCCGCGGGCGGGCCGGCGGTGCTGGACGAGGCGGTGGTGCAGCTGCGGGCGTACTTCGCGGGCGAACTCACCGCGTTCTCCGTGCCGCTGCGCGCGCCGGGCGGCTCCGGCTTCGAGCGCGCGGTGTGGGAGCGGATCGCCCGCGTGCCGTACGGCGAGATGATCACCTATGGCGAGATCGCGACCGGTCTGGGGGACGCCGGTGCGGCCCGCGCGGTCGGTACCGCCTGCAACCGCAACCCGATCCCGGTGCTGGTCCCCTGCCACCGGGTGGTCGGGGCGGGCGGGAAGATGGTCGGCTTCGGCGGCGGCCTGGCCCGCAAGCGCGTGCTGCTGGAGCTGGAGGCCCGCGTCGCGCTGCAACGAGACTGGTCCGGATAG
- a CDS encoding CCA tRNA nucleotidyltransferase: protein MSETSQGPVGVDQRQPSLSEAQLSAAQRNAVAELLRVSPVADELGRRFVAAGHELHLVGGSVRDALLGRLGDDLDFCTDAQPDQTLAVLKGWAEAIWETGREFGTIGAMRGGLRLEITTFRAEAYDGVSRNPVVRYGTSLAEDLVRRDFTINAMAVSLPGHVFTDPHGGLRDLAARVIRTPGTPQQSFGDDPLRMLRAARFVAKLRFTPDPAVVAAMTELAPSLDRITPERIRDEFTKLMVGADPIAALRLLVDTGLADRFLPELPGLKLAIDEHAQHKDVYEHTLTVVSNAIRLEGGGEPDFTLRMAALMHDIGKPATKAVGSDGRVSFHHHEVVGARLTRQRMKALRYPKDVTADVTRLVELHLRFYGYGRGEWTDSAVRRYVTDGGPLLDRLHKLTRSDCTTRNRRKAAALAADYDALEERIARIAAEEDLARVRPDLDGNAIMELLGLPPGPLVGQAWRHLKELRLERGPLTRDEAEEELRSWARAHNL from the coding sequence ATGTCTGAAACGTCCCAGGGCCCCGTCGGGGTCGATCAGCGCCAGCCCTCGCTCTCCGAGGCGCAGTTGTCCGCGGCGCAGCGCAACGCCGTCGCGGAGCTGCTGCGCGTCTCCCCCGTGGCCGACGAGCTCGGCCGACGCTTCGTCGCGGCCGGGCACGAGCTGCACCTCGTCGGTGGCTCGGTGCGCGACGCGCTCCTCGGCCGGCTCGGCGACGACCTGGACTTCTGCACGGACGCGCAGCCGGACCAGACACTCGCCGTGCTCAAGGGCTGGGCCGAGGCGATCTGGGAGACCGGTCGCGAGTTCGGCACGATCGGCGCGATGCGCGGCGGGCTGCGGCTGGAGATCACCACGTTCCGCGCGGAGGCCTACGACGGCGTCAGCCGCAACCCCGTCGTCCGGTACGGCACCAGCCTGGCCGAAGACCTGGTCCGGCGCGACTTCACGATCAACGCGATGGCGGTCAGCCTGCCAGGGCACGTGTTCACCGACCCGCACGGCGGTCTCCGCGACCTCGCCGCGCGCGTGATCCGGACGCCGGGCACGCCGCAGCAGTCGTTCGGCGACGACCCGCTGCGCATGCTGCGGGCCGCGCGGTTCGTGGCCAAGCTGCGGTTCACGCCGGACCCGGCCGTGGTCGCCGCGATGACCGAGCTGGCGCCGTCGCTGGACCGGATCACGCCGGAGCGGATTCGGGACGAGTTCACCAAGCTGATGGTCGGCGCGGACCCGATCGCGGCGCTGCGGCTGCTGGTCGACACCGGCCTGGCCGACCGGTTCCTGCCGGAGCTGCCCGGCCTCAAACTCGCGATCGACGAGCACGCACAGCACAAGGACGTCTACGAGCACACGCTCACCGTGGTCAGCAACGCGATCCGGCTGGAGGGCGGCGGCGAGCCGGACTTCACGCTGCGGATGGCCGCGCTGATGCACGACATCGGCAAGCCGGCCACCAAGGCGGTCGGCTCGGACGGCCGGGTCAGCTTCCACCACCACGAGGTGGTCGGCGCGCGGCTGACGCGGCAGCGGATGAAGGCGCTGCGCTACCCGAAGGACGTCACCGCGGACGTGACCCGCCTGGTCGAGCTGCACCTGCGCTTCTACGGCTACGGCCGGGGCGAGTGGACCGACTCCGCGGTGCGCCGGTACGTGACGGACGGCGGCCCGCTGCTCGACCGCCTGCACAAGCTGACCCGCTCCGACTGCACCACGCGCAACCGGCGCAAGGCCGCGGCGTTGGCCGCGGACTACGACGCGCTGGAGGAGCGGATCGCCCGGATCGCGGCCGAGGAGGACCTCGCCCGGGTCCGGCCGGACCTGGACGGCAACGCGATCATGGAGCTGCTCGGGCTGCCGCCGGGGCCGCTGGTCGGCCAGGCCTGGCGGCACCTGAAGGAGCTGCGGCTCGAGCGCGGGCCGCTGACCCGGGACGAGGCGGAGGAAGAGCTGCGTTCCTGGGCGCGTGCACACAACCTTTAG
- the murJ gene encoding murein biosynthesis integral membrane protein MurJ → MTGGLYRSSNAGHRDGPYDDRHAPPLIDADEARLTVPDTDTVSGGGEVPGAEPPTSTAGNSLIMAAGSLVSRGTGFLRTMVLTAALGVTIGDAYTTAQIFPGLIYDFLLGGILSSVLLPLLVRRRKADADGGQAFTQTLLSLVVIALALATVVAVLCAPLLTMLYASEQASDDYHELVTRLSYLMLPMIFFTGVSALFSAVLNTRGHFAAPMWTPILNNIIVIATGGAYLLLYGAAKIDPSQMTPGRIALIGGGTLLGVAIQAAGLIPALRKVGFRWKWRFNFRDLGLRDLAKLGAWMFFYVVANQIGLAVVFNLLNRAAAAGETGPMIYNNVYLLLMMAHGIIAVSIITALMPRMSAAAADGRFTDIAEDLSRGMRTATAALAPVAVVYGVLAAPIAVVLFQYGAFTGDDALATSIVLISAGIALIPFSVSQLFTFANYAMSENKTAALINAPVVVIRIAIHVGCFVLLEPEWVAAGLMIGNAASYLMSAVISATVLRRRIGAIGMRDVAATFLKVTVAAAGSILVGVLVMKLLPGDDTPSRIEAFLGLVVGGIAIGGTYVGLALALRIREVTQLLDMVKRRIKR, encoded by the coding sequence ATGACCGGCGGTCTGTACCGGAGCTCCAACGCAGGCCATCGCGACGGTCCCTACGACGACAGGCACGCGCCGCCGCTGATCGACGCGGACGAGGCGCGACTGACCGTGCCGGACACGGACACCGTCAGCGGCGGCGGCGAGGTGCCGGGCGCGGAACCGCCGACCAGCACCGCGGGCAACAGCCTGATCATGGCGGCCGGCAGCCTGGTCAGCCGCGGCACCGGTTTCCTGCGCACGATGGTGCTGACCGCCGCGCTCGGTGTCACGATCGGTGACGCCTACACCACCGCACAGATCTTCCCGGGCCTGATCTACGACTTCCTGCTCGGCGGCATCCTCTCCAGCGTGCTGCTGCCGCTGCTGGTCCGGCGGCGCAAGGCGGACGCGGACGGCGGCCAGGCGTTCACCCAGACGCTGCTCAGCCTCGTGGTGATCGCGCTCGCGCTCGCCACCGTGGTCGCCGTGCTCTGCGCACCGCTGCTGACCATGCTCTACGCGAGCGAGCAGGCGTCGGACGACTACCACGAGCTGGTCACCCGGCTGTCCTACCTGATGCTGCCGATGATCTTCTTCACCGGCGTGTCCGCGCTGTTCAGCGCCGTTCTCAACACGCGCGGTCACTTCGCGGCGCCGATGTGGACGCCGATCCTGAACAACATCATCGTGATCGCGACCGGCGGCGCGTACCTGCTGCTCTACGGCGCCGCGAAGATCGACCCGAGCCAGATGACGCCGGGCCGGATCGCGCTGATCGGCGGCGGCACGCTGCTCGGCGTCGCGATCCAGGCGGCCGGCCTGATCCCGGCGCTGCGCAAGGTCGGCTTCCGATGGAAGTGGCGGTTCAACTTCCGCGACCTCGGGCTCCGCGACCTGGCCAAGCTCGGCGCCTGGATGTTCTTCTACGTGGTGGCCAACCAGATCGGCCTGGCCGTCGTGTTCAACCTGCTGAACCGTGCGGCGGCGGCGGGCGAGACCGGCCCGATGATCTACAACAACGTGTACCTGCTGCTGATGATGGCGCACGGCATCATCGCGGTCTCGATCATCACGGCGCTGATGCCGCGGATGAGCGCGGCCGCGGCGGACGGCCGCTTCACCGACATCGCGGAGGATCTGTCCCGCGGCATGCGGACCGCCACGGCCGCGCTGGCACCGGTCGCGGTCGTCTACGGCGTGCTGGCCGCGCCGATCGCGGTGGTGCTGTTCCAGTACGGCGCGTTCACCGGTGACGACGCGCTGGCCACCTCGATCGTGCTGATCAGCGCCGGCATCGCGCTGATCCCGTTCTCGGTCAGTCAGCTGTTCACGTTCGCCAACTACGCGATGTCCGAGAACAAGACCGCCGCGTTGATCAACGCCCCGGTGGTGGTGATCCGGATCGCGATCCACGTCGGCTGCTTCGTGCTCCTCGAGCCGGAATGGGTGGCCGCGGGGCTGATGATCGGAAACGCCGCCTCGTACCTGATGTCCGCGGTCATCTCGGCCACGGTGCTGCGCCGCCGGATCGGCGCGATCGGCATGCGCGACGTAGCCGCGACATTCCTAAAGGTGACGGTCGCGGCTGCCGGGTCGATCCTGGTCGGCGTCCTCGTGATGAAATTGTTGCCCGGTGACGACACCCCGTCCCGGATCGAGGCGTTCCTCGGCCTGGTCGTGGGCGGCATCGCGATCGGCGGCACATACGTCGGCCTCGCGCTGGCGCTCCGGATCCGTGAGGTCACCCAGCTGCTGGACATGGTCAAGCGCCGGATCAAGCGGTAG
- a CDS encoding protein kinase family protein codes for MTQVGEGREAAEAVPSVMTFGEPAVGDVMADRYQLEEHVNDDSAGRQIWRGTDVILRRPVAVVLRYPGGEDAAEMLQSAVAASRVIHPNLAGVYDAIDEGERAYVVREWIDGVALRDLVTDSGPMDAARAIGIAHGVADAVAAVHATGMVHGNVHAGTTMIGTDGRVVLADARTDGGDKPDSDVRAVGGVLYYALTGHWPHAEAGASRLPDAVRDGSGTIVAPRQARAGVPAYLDDLTMDLLDPKLAVPASDVLAAELTRLDSAAEEQYLEEVGPLRFTQSDEAGPEQPQNAGRKIAVGVAALLAIAVIGLMLGISALGGGEDDGRTPVQAGASQGTDGGGGAAPGAIPNPQPIKLNGNQIRVVDPGPNSNGDDRPDANLAIDGDDGTSWDTSTYNTRKFGNLKPGIGLLIDLGSPRQVSSVKVQLGEKGISAQLLTGESDPAGGNTGASNATLMGFDEQIRTTYTQIGKGFENHDAPTLAFIDGFDPDAKYQYLLVWFTELPDSRKIVVDEITVEGT; via the coding sequence GTGACCCAGGTCGGCGAAGGTCGAGAGGCCGCCGAGGCGGTTCCGTCCGTGATGACCTTCGGTGAGCCCGCCGTCGGTGACGTCATGGCCGACCGTTACCAGCTGGAAGAGCACGTCAACGACGACTCGGCCGGCCGGCAGATCTGGCGCGGCACGGACGTGATCCTCCGCCGCCCGGTCGCCGTCGTGCTGCGCTACCCCGGCGGCGAGGACGCGGCCGAGATGCTTCAGTCCGCGGTCGCGGCAAGCCGGGTGATCCACCCCAACCTGGCCGGCGTCTACGACGCGATCGACGAGGGCGAGCGGGCCTACGTCGTACGCGAGTGGATCGACGGCGTGGCGCTGCGCGACCTGGTCACCGACTCCGGCCCGATGGACGCGGCCCGGGCCATCGGCATCGCGCACGGCGTGGCGGACGCGGTCGCGGCCGTGCACGCCACCGGCATGGTGCACGGCAACGTGCACGCCGGCACCACGATGATCGGCACGGACGGCCGCGTGGTGCTCGCGGACGCGCGGACCGACGGCGGCGACAAGCCGGACTCGGACGTGCGCGCGGTCGGCGGCGTCCTCTACTACGCGCTCACCGGTCACTGGCCGCACGCGGAGGCCGGCGCCTCCCGCCTGCCGGACGCGGTGCGCGACGGCTCCGGCACGATCGTGGCGCCGCGCCAGGCGCGCGCCGGTGTGCCCGCCTACCTCGACGACCTCACGATGGACCTGCTGGACCCGAAGCTCGCGGTCCCCGCGTCGGACGTGCTGGCCGCGGAGCTGACCCGGCTCGACTCCGCCGCCGAGGAGCAGTACCTGGAGGAGGTCGGCCCGCTCCGGTTCACCCAGAGCGACGAGGCCGGCCCGGAGCAGCCGCAGAACGCCGGTCGCAAGATCGCCGTCGGCGTGGCCGCGCTGCTGGCCATCGCGGTCATCGGCCTGATGCTCGGCATCTCCGCGCTCGGCGGCGGCGAGGACGACGGCCGCACGCCGGTGCAGGCCGGCGCGAGCCAGGGCACCGACGGTGGCGGCGGCGCCGCGCCCGGCGCGATCCCGAACCCGCAGCCGATCAAGCTCAACGGCAACCAGATCCGCGTGGTCGACCCGGGGCCGAACAGCAACGGCGACGACCGGCCGGACGCGAACCTCGCGATCGACGGCGACGACGGCACGTCCTGGGACACGTCGACGTACAACACGCGAAAGTTCGGCAACCTCAAGCCCGGCATCGGCCTGCTGATCGACCTGGGCAGCCCGCGCCAGGTCTCCTCGGTCAAGGTGCAGCTCGGCGAGAAGGGCATCTCCGCGCAGCTGCTGACCGGCGAGAGCGACCCGGCGGGCGGCAACACCGGCGCGTCGAACGCCACGCTGATGGGGTTCGACGAGCAGATCCGCACGACGTACACCCAGATCGGCAAGGGCTTCGAGAACCACGACGCGCCCACGCTGGCTTTCATCGACGGCTTCGACCCGGACGCCAAGTACCAGTACCTGCTGGTGTGGTTCACGGAGTTGCCGGACTCGCGGAAGATCGTGGTTGATGAGATCACCGTCGAGGGAACCTGA
- the sigM gene encoding RNA polymerase sigma factor SigM, protein MRSPSREPDTPDDELLAAHVAGDRDAFAELIRRHRDRLWAVAVRTIGDREEAADALQEALLSAHRAAARFRGDAAVTTWLHRIVVNACLDRIRRLQSHRTVPLSGPAEDDRPEREPAAPTVDHDTALVVRAAIDELPFEQRAALILVDVQGYSVAEAAAALGVAEGTVKSRCARGRAKLAISLGHLRPNRSRVNNAPVTETLSDAAHAGNPANAGDVSSRKALRVRTEEQ, encoded by the coding sequence ATGAGATCACCGTCGAGGGAACCTGACACACCCGACGACGAGCTGCTCGCGGCCCACGTCGCCGGCGATCGCGACGCCTTCGCCGAGCTGATCCGCCGGCACCGCGACCGGCTCTGGGCGGTCGCGGTGCGCACCATCGGCGACCGCGAGGAGGCGGCGGACGCGCTGCAGGAGGCGCTGCTCTCCGCGCACCGGGCGGCCGCGCGCTTCCGGGGCGACGCCGCGGTCACCACCTGGCTGCACCGGATCGTGGTCAACGCCTGCCTGGACCGGATCCGCCGGCTGCAGAGTCACCGCACGGTACCGCTCTCCGGCCCGGCCGAGGACGACCGCCCGGAGCGGGAGCCGGCCGCACCGACCGTCGACCACGACACCGCGCTGGTGGTCCGGGCCGCCATCGACGAGCTGCCGTTCGAGCAGCGGGCCGCGTTGATCCTGGTCGACGTGCAGGGTTACTCGGTGGCAGAGGCCGCTGCCGCGCTCGGCGTGGCCGAGGGGACCGTGAAGAGCCGGTGCGCCCGCGGTCGCGCCAAGCTGGCGATCAGTCTCGGGCACCTGCGGCCGAACCGGTCTCGGGTCAATAACGCTCCAGTCACGGAGACGTTGAGCGACGCAGCTCACGCCGGGAACCCGGCGAACGCGGGAGACGTCTCATCGCGGAAGGCCCTGCGAGTGCGGACGGAGGAACAGTGA